One genomic window of Salvia miltiorrhiza cultivar Shanhuang (shh) chromosome 4, IMPLAD_Smil_shh, whole genome shotgun sequence includes the following:
- the LOC131019915 gene encoding germin-like protein subfamily 1 member 11: MKSWSVVLLLISTVSLFSFLASAADPDPVQDFCVSVNDTKFAVFVNGKFCKKPESVTADDFYYAAGLHEPQPITSPFGSKITMAFERQFPALNTQGVAMSRIDFAPQGLNPPHWHPRASEMLVVLQGTLYSGFFTTNPHDPHENGTLYAKTLRPGDVFVFPRGLLHFQYNVGHDHAVAFVSFNSQNPGVVTAARLLFGAEPWVCPRMLADAFQIDVRMVAYLQSLRWEGNN, from the exons ATGAAATCATGGAGTGTAGTGCTACTACTCATCTCTACTGTCAGCCTTTTCTCGTTTCTGGCCTCCGCCGCCGATCCTGACCCGGTGCAGGATTTCTGTGTATCTGTTAACGACACAAAATTTGCCG TATTTGTGAACGGAAAGTTTTGCAAGAAGCCGGAGAGCGTGACGGCGGACGACTTCTACTACGCGGCGGGGCTGCATGAGCCCCAACCGATAACAAGCCCTTTCGGCTCCAAAATCACGATGGCCTTCGAGCGGCAGTTCCCAGCGCTCAACACTCAAGGCGTGGCGATGTCTCGCATCGACTTTGCCCCGCAGGGCCTGAACCCGCCCCACTGGCACCCCCGCGCGTCGGAAATGCTGGTGGTGTTGCAGGGCACGCTCTACTCCGGCTTCTTCACCACCAACCCTCACGACCCACACGAGAACGGCACGCTCTATGCCAAGACCCTGCGCCCGGGCGACGTCTTCGTCTTCCCCAGGGGCCTCTTGCACTTCCAGTATAACGTCGGCCACGACCACGCCGTCGCCTTCGTCAGCTTCAACAGCCAGAATCCGGGGGTGGTGACGGCGGCGAGGCTGCTGTTTGGGGCGGAGCCGTGGGTTTGTCCGCGGATGCTGGCCGATGCTTTCCAGATTGACGTCAGGATGGTGGCGTATTTGCAGTCGCTGCGCTGGGAGGGGAACAACTAG
- the LOC131019916 gene encoding uncharacterized protein LOC131019916 isoform X2 encodes MEAPENQEEIVSDRTEKLAGTVNWGTATVVGVFAGMLYGGSKAASASVSKDAEVMLKLGSTPDKREQYRLMRDAMEKRFITVTRGSIVGGIRLGMFTAAFYGLQNLLAEKRGVIDVYNVVGAGSATASTFGLILPGSFRWRLRNALLGSVLGATICFPLGWLHLKLVAKANGGKLTTTNEEAKSGIAAAVERLEGNLKKRT; translated from the exons ATGGAAGCGCCTGAGAATCAAGAAGAGATAGTCTCTGAT AGGACTGAAAAACTTGCTGGCACTGTCAACTGGGGTACTGCCACGGTCGTTGGTGTATTTGCCGGCATGTTGTATGGAGGTAGCAAAGCGGCCTCTGCTTCTGTG AGCAAGGATGCAGAAGTAATGTTGAAGCTTGGGAGCACACCAGATAAGCGTGAACAGTATCGACTTATGAGGGATGCAATGGAGAAGAGATTTATTACAGTCACTCGTGGTTCCATAGTTGGTGGAATTCGACTGGGGATGTTTACTGCTGCCTTCTACGGTTTGCAAAACCTTCTTGCCGAGAAACGAGGTGTAATTGATGTATATAACGTAGTTGGGGCTGGTTCTGCTACTGCTTCTACATTTGGTTTAATCT TGCCGGGTTCCTTCCGTTGGCGCTTGAGAAATGCATTGTTGGGTTCAGTTTTGGGTGCAACAATCTGCTTCCCACTCG GTTGGCTTCATTTGAAGCTTGTTGCTAAAGCAAATGGAGGAAAATTGACTACTACCAATGAGGAAGCGAAAAGCGGTATTGCTGCAGCCGTTGAGAGGCTTGAAGGAAACTTAAAAAAGAGGACTTGA
- the LOC131019916 gene encoding uncharacterized protein LOC131019916 isoform X1 → MEAPENQEEIVSDQRTEKLAGTVNWGTATVVGVFAGMLYGGSKAASASVSKDAEVMLKLGSTPDKREQYRLMRDAMEKRFITVTRGSIVGGIRLGMFTAAFYGLQNLLAEKRGVIDVYNVVGAGSATASTFGLILPGSFRWRLRNALLGSVLGATICFPLGWLHLKLVAKANGGKLTTTNEEAKSGIAAAVERLEGNLKKRT, encoded by the exons ATGGAAGCGCCTGAGAATCAAGAAGAGATAGTCTCTGAT CAGAGGACTGAAAAACTTGCTGGCACTGTCAACTGGGGTACTGCCACGGTCGTTGGTGTATTTGCCGGCATGTTGTATGGAGGTAGCAAAGCGGCCTCTGCTTCTGTG AGCAAGGATGCAGAAGTAATGTTGAAGCTTGGGAGCACACCAGATAAGCGTGAACAGTATCGACTTATGAGGGATGCAATGGAGAAGAGATTTATTACAGTCACTCGTGGTTCCATAGTTGGTGGAATTCGACTGGGGATGTTTACTGCTGCCTTCTACGGTTTGCAAAACCTTCTTGCCGAGAAACGAGGTGTAATTGATGTATATAACGTAGTTGGGGCTGGTTCTGCTACTGCTTCTACATTTGGTTTAATCT TGCCGGGTTCCTTCCGTTGGCGCTTGAGAAATGCATTGTTGGGTTCAGTTTTGGGTGCAACAATCTGCTTCCCACTCG GTTGGCTTCATTTGAAGCTTGTTGCTAAAGCAAATGGAGGAAAATTGACTACTACCAATGAGGAAGCGAAAAGCGGTATTGCTGCAGCCGTTGAGAGGCTTGAAGGAAACTTAAAAAAGAGGACTTGA
- the LOC131023289 gene encoding uncharacterized protein LOC131023289, producing MPGEVSDIERKLEAPMPWIGMYVAVASLICALAMAADTIHGFRGKKHWFPSKIFSLNATSLTLLAVAMKLPVDLTTRMYAATDRLAKICSLAFMSTAMANFMTSLGSMDDRDILMNVTALAILVVTVVVNFCVQVIQMRQFLAGRKMFAEEITAAAFMLLSLLMVISSAVMAPATKHYLESKYHEMMKMASDEQILDSMEEGDFLFDKLRNMIKKYWVMAETSSPQFVIARSVTCTASGIVSMLTALLLAQAEIRLVMEYKGIDAATSLYGWSTKWIVLAQSFGVAVGAVAPAIRCFNAIKFKCSGNGKRGFRDEFKIDAYWTQMMVEWRESSLPMQIRDRKWRKFLHKTKGLILSFLVRVQILIVLCSTAVRYMFFCIATPVISCFHCLERLKSIFSSSKSQVHGISESQAEIQTEIDLSRYVLLLEGEAELPQKIQVDICKEVDKLVRTGKKQQPKNLLSLLHRVGNFKGLKEVDKNQVPSLHSQEPHKCWSLPLVTLTSIAIALPNIPKKDVSWLLRSVDEGLFYVKLIEKTLDKKGNLANSRNAADVIWVGVELYRKWQDNDLHETSLKGRSSKETLQDLSSQAEKAIVNFKRQVRDFVMENPLNWPVKAIAANSMYRICQRLLKAYEGDYLQADERLFEQLINMIANILAASLTNLMRVVIIKCHQRDIKKKEKNVREAALLLGETEEILQVLQQHRATARSDPDESEFIEKWCNLLIKRKV from the coding sequence ATGCCGGGGGAAGTATCAGATATCGAGAGGAAGCTGGAGGCGCCGATGCCATGGATAGGCATGTACGTTGCCGTAGCCTCCCTCATCTGTGCTCTTGCTATGGCAGCTGACACCATCCATGGATTCAGAGGCAAGAAGCATTGGTTCCCGAGTAAGATCTTCTCCCTCAATGCAACTTCCTTAACGTTGTTAGCCGTGGCTATGAAGCTGCCTGTGGATCTCACAACTCGGATGTACGCTGCCACGGATCGCCTTGCCAAGATATGCAGCCTAGCATTCATGTCAACTGCTATGGCGAATTTCATGACCAGTTTAGGATCAATGGATGATAGAGACATCTTGATGAATGTGACTGCTTTAGCCATTCTTGTAGTCACTGTTGTGGTGAATTTCTGTGTTCAAGTCATCCAAATGAGGCAGTTTCTTGCTGGGAGGAAAATGTTTGCTGAGGAGATCACAGCAGCTGCTTTCATGCTCCTCTCACTTCTGATGGTGATATCCTCGGCTGTGATGGCGCCCGCAACTAAACACTATCTGGAATCCAAGTACCACGAGATGATGAAGATGGCCTCGGATGAGCAAATATTGGATTCAATGGAGGAGGGAGATTTCCTCTTTGATAAACTGAGGAACATGATCAAGAAATATTGGGTGATGGCTGAAACCAGCAGCCCTCAGTTTGTGATTGCACGGTCCGTTACCTGCACTGCTTCGGGGATCGTTTCTATGCTCACTGCTCTTCTTCTGGCACAAGCTGAGATCAGATTGGTGATGGAGTACAAGGGGATAGACGCAGCTACCTCCTTGTATGGATGGTCGACTAAATGGATTGTTCTTGCTCAGTCTTTCGGCGTGGCAGTGGGGGCGGTTGCCCCTGCAATTAGATGCTTCAACGCGATTAAGTTCAAATGCTCGGGGAATGGGAAACGGGGCTTCAGAGACGAGTTCAAGATCGATGCTTACTGGACACAGATGATGGTGGAGTGGAGAGAGAGCTCTCTGCCTATGCAGATCAGAGACAGAAAGTGGAGGAAATTCCTGCACAAAACCAAAGGCCTAATTCTGAGCTTTCTTGTAAGAGTTCAGATTCTGATAGTTCTTTGTAGCACAGCAGTTAGATACATGTTTTTCTGCATTGCTACTCCAGTCATTTCATGCTTCCACTGTCTCGAGAGATTGAAGAGTATATTCAGCTCAAGCAAATCACAAGTTCATGGGATTTCGGAATCACAAGCAGAGATTCAGACAGAGATAGACCTGAGCCGTTATGTTCTGCTACTCGAAGGTGAGGCAGAGCTTCCTCAGAAGATCCAAGTAGACATATGTAAGGAAGTGGACAAACTGGTTAGGACAGGGAAGAAGCAGCAGCCTAAGAATCTGCTAAGCCTGCTGCACAGAGTCGGCAACTTCAAAGGGCTGAAAGAAGTCGACAAGAACCAAGTTCCGAGCCTGCATTCTCAAGAGCCTCACAAGTGCTGGTCTCTGCCTTTGGTGACATTGACAAGTATAGCTATTGCACTTCCTAATATTCCAAAAAAGGACGTGAGCTGGCTGCTGCGGAGCGTGGATGAAGGCCTGTTCTACGTGAAGCTCATCGAGAAAACACTTGATAAGAAGGGGAATCTAGCAAACAGCAGAAACGCAGCAGATGTGATTTGGGTTGGAGTTGAGCTGTACCGTAAATGGCAGGATAATGATCTCCACGAGACGTCTCTCAAGGGGAGAAGCTCCAAGGAGACGCTGCAGGATCTGTCGAGCCAAGCAGAGAAAGCCATTGTGAATTTCAAGAGACAGGTGAGAGATTTTGTGATGGAGAACCCCCTAAACTGGCCAGTTAAGGCCATTGCTGCCAACTCAATGTACAGAATCTGCCAGAGGCTTCTCAAAGCCTATGAAGGTGATTATCTGCAGGCAGACGAGAGATTGTTCGAACAACTTATCAATATGATAGCAAACATACTAGCAGCTTCACTCACCAATTTGATGCGCGTTGTGATCATCAAGTGTCACCAGAGGGACAtcaagaagaaggagaagaacgTGCGCGAAGCAGCGCTCCTGTTGGGGGAAACTGAAGAGATTCTTCAAGTCCTTCAGCAGCACAGAGCTACAGCAAGATCGGATCCTGATGAATCGGAGTTTATTGAGAAATGGTGTAACTTGTTAATCAAGAGGAAGGTTTAG
- the LOC131023290 gene encoding uncharacterized protein LOC131023290, protein MPFDGSAESSERAPAIEKLLEAPMPWIGLYVAAASLACTAAMAADTLQGLWKKKHWFPSKYFSINATSLTLLAVAMKLPVDLTTRMYSVTDRLAKVSSLVFMSTATANLLTSLGSMTDKDVLMNVAALGILVITVVVNVVIQVVQMHAYLGNRLAFPEELLAILSMLFLLLMFVSTALMIPSTKRYLETKYHEMHRSALNEDEIDAEKVVTTDKLRVLIKKYWVMAETSNPQFVIARSVTCTTSGVLSLSIALILVEVEIRMAMEFGLLRHSYSSYGWSTKFVLVVQTAGVIVGTIAPAARWLVAVKYRRSIGSAVTVEGYWTQKMVEWRQGSLSFQIRNLKRRKLVHDLRAQFLRFCISVQYLIVLASKLVLLFSICFTSPIMPCLNYLRKRHNRVSHSVSSRDPEVSESPSGVVPELDLRHYVMLLEGEVELPAETLENICKEVDEVIHKGKERKPKNLLKLLSKSCSFFKGVAEFDSSQVPSLHSQDLPYCWSLPVVTLACIALALPNVDKSESDRLLSGVTEGLRLVKLVDKTLDRKGGLTNIRTAANVVWVKVELYHKWQDEDLRETSLKGKNAAEILQELFYKAEKTVLEFQRNARDCLMKNPLNWPANVIAANSMYRVSRTLLLSHGGCEDDKTVFDKLYVMIADIMAACLTNLAHVITVKCHHSAIEEREKSVRKAALLLGETEEIVALLQQRELPILTPHKATGIEEWRASVKHRTSRETLQDLEKAV, encoded by the coding sequence ATGCCGTTCGATGGAAGCGCAGAGAGTTCGGAGAGGGCTCCGGCGATCGAGAAGCTTCTAGAGGCGCCGATGCCATGGATAGGCCTGTACGTCGCCGCTGCGTCTCTAGCCTGCACGGCTGCGATGGCGGCCGACACTCTGCAAGGACTATGGAAGAAGAAGCACTGGTTTCCGTCGAAATACTTCTCGATCAACGCAACCTCACTGACGCTGCTCGCGGTGGCGATGAAGCTGCCGGTGGATCTCACCACTCGGATGTACTCCGTCACCGACCGCCTCGCTAAGGTCAGCAGCCTCGTGTTCATGTCGACCGCCACGGCCAACCTCCTGACCTCGCTGGGGTCCATGACCGACAAGGACGTCTTAATGAACGTCGCCGCGTTAGGCATTCTCGTCATCACGGTGGTCGTCAACGTGGTCATACAGGTTGTCCAGATGCATGCTTATCTCGGAAACCGCCTCGCCTTTCCCGAAGAGCTTCTCGCCATCCTATCCATGCTCTTTCTGCTCCTCATGTTCGTTTCAACGGCTCTCATGATCCCTTCCACCAAACGCTATCTGGAGACTAAATACCACGAGATGCACAGATCCGCCTTGAACGAAGATGAGATTGACGCGGAAAAAGTGGTGACTACTGATAAGCTGAGAGTGTTGATCAAGAAATATTGGGTGATGGCGGAGACCAGCAACCCTCAGTTCGTGATTGCTCGTTCCGTGACGTGCACGACATCTGGCGTGCTGAGCCTCAGCATCGCTCTGATTTTGGTGGAAGTCGAGATTCGGATGGCCATGGAGTTCGGCTTGCTGAGACACTCTTATTCCAGCTACGGTTGGTCGACCAAGTTTGTGCTTGTTGTTCAGACCGCCGGAGTGATCGTTGGCACGATTGCTCCAGCGGCGAGATGGCTGGTTGCCGTCAAATACAGAAGAAGTATTGGAAGCGCAGTGACGGTTGAGGGGTATTGGACTCAGAAGATGGTGGAGTGGAGGCAGGGATCTCTATCTTTTCAAATTCGGAATCTCAAGAGGAGGAAACTTGTTCATGATTTGAGAGCGCAGTTTCTGAGATTCTGCATTTCTGTTCAGTATCTGATTGTTCTTGCTAGCAAGCTTGTCCTTCTCTTCTCCATCTGTTTCACTAGCCCAATTATGCCATGTCTTAACTATTTAAGAAAGAGGCACAATCGCGTGTCTCACTCTGTTTCCTCACGCGATCCAGAGGTCTCGGAGAGTCCTAGTGGCGTTGTTCCGGAGCTGGATTTGAGGCATTACGTGATGCTGCTAGAAGGGGAAGTTGAGCTTCCTGCAGAAACTTTGGAGAATATCTGCAAAGAAGTTGATGAAGTGATACATAAAGGTAAGGAGAGGAAGCCCAAGAATTTGCTGAAGCTGCTATCCAAATCTTGCAGCTTCTTCAAAGGAGTGGCAGAGTTTGACAGCAGTCAAGTTCCAAGCCTGCACTCTCAAGATCTTCCCTATTGCTGGTCTCTACCTGTGGTGACGCTGGCTTGCATCGCGCTTGCTCTTCCCAACGTTGACAAGAGCGAGTCTGATCGGCTGCTGAGCGGTGTGACTGAGGGGCTTCGCCTCGTGAAGCTCGTGGACAAGACTCTGGATAGAAAGGGCGGTTTAACAAACATAAGAACCGCAGCAAATGTGGTGTGGGTGAAAGTCGAACTGTACCACAAATGGCAAGACGAGGATCTTCGTGAGACGTCCCTGAAAGGGAAAAACGCGGCAGAGATACTGCAAGAGCTCTTCTATAAAGCTGAGAAGACAGTGCTCGAGTTCCAGAGAAACGCCCGGGATTGCCTCATGAAGAATCCTCTCAACTGGCCTGCTAATGTCATTGCTGCCAATTCGATGTATAGGGTGTCCAGAACACTCTTGCTCAGCCATGGAGGTTGTGAAGACGACAAAACTGTGTTCGACAAGTTGTATGTCATGATTGCAGATATAATGGCGGCATGCCTTACAAATCTGGCCCATGTGATAACCGTCAAGTGCCACCACAGTGCCATTGAGGAGAGGGAGAAGAGTGTGCGCAAAGCAGCTCTTCTTCTGGGAGAAACTGAGGAGATTGTGGCGCTTCTCCAGCAACGCGAGCTGCCAATACTGACGCCTCACAAGGCAACGGGTATTGAAGAATGGCGAGCCTCTGTCAAGCATCGGACATCAAGAGAGACTCTTCAAGATCTAGAGAAGGCCGTGTAA